Genomic segment of Sphingomonas sp. KRR8:
TCCCGCTGCCCACCCACCTGCCGCCGCTGCAACAGGTCGAGCGAGCCGATGATCGGGCTCAGAAGATTGTTGAAGTCATGGGCAACCCCTCCGGTAAGCGCCCCCATCGCTTCCATCTTCTGGCTCTGGCGAAGCTGTTCGTGAGCCCGCTCCAGTTCGGCCGTCCGTTCGGCCACCCTCTGCTCCAGCGTGTCGTTGAGTTCGCGCAGCGTTTCCTCCGCGCGCTTCTGGTCCGTGATGTCGACCTGGATACCGTCCCACACCACCGTTCCGTCAGGTTGCGAACGTGGCTCCGACCGCAAGTGAGCCCACCGCACCTCCCCATTGGCGTGGCGGAACCGCACCTCGATCTCGAATCGCGAGCAATTACGGATCGCCTCGACCGACGCCAGGGCAAAGCGTTCCCGGTCTTCCCCCACGATCATCTGGTACGGCAGGGTCGGATCGGCCATGACCTGCTCGACGCTCAGTCCACTCATCCGCTCGTGACTTTGCGAGAGGTAAGTGAAGTGACGATTGCTGCCGTCGGCATTGCCGGACATCTGGTAGACCGAACCGCCGGGCAGATTATCGGTCAGGGCGCGCAGCCGCGCCTCACTCTCCCGCAGGGCGTCAACCGCGGCATGATGGGCCGTAACGTCGTGGCCCTCGACGAAAATGCCCGTGACCTGCCCGTTTGAATCGATCAGCGGCTCGTAGATGAAATCAAGCAGCCGCTCTTGCGCCGGTTCCCTGTTCGGCGACTCGATCCGGATCGGCACGCCATCAGCGACAAAGCGTTGCCCGGTCCGGAAGACCTGTTCCAGCAGGCTGAAGAACTGCTGACCTTCCAGCTCGGGAAAGGTTTCGCGCACGGTCTTGCCGACATAATCGCGGTCTCCGAACAGCCGGCGGTACGTCGCGTTGACGAACTCGAATTCGTGCTCCGGACCTTTCAGGATGGTGATGAACCCCGGCGCCTGCTCGAACATCCGCGCAAGACGCTCCCGCTCTTCCTCTTCGCGCCGTCGCAGCAGGACCGCTTCGGTGGTCTCGGTGCAGGTGCAGAACATGCCTGCCACCTGGCCGTCGTCGTCGAACACCGGCGAATAAGAGAAGGTGAACCACGTCTGCTCGTCGAAGCCCTTGCGGTTCATCAGCAGCGGGAGGTCCTGGTGGAAGCTCGCCTCGCCCGCCAGTGCGGCGTCGATCAGCGGCGAAATGTCGGCCCAGATTTCGCCCCAGATATCGCGAAAGCGCCTACCCAGCGCCGCCGGGTGCTTCTCTCCGAGGATGTCCGCATAAGGGTCGTTGTAGAGGAAGGCGAGTTCAGGCCCCCAGGCGACAAACATGGGAAAGCGCGAATTGAGCAGCAGCGAGACGATCGCCCGCAACGCCGCCGGCCAGCCTTCGGGCGGACCAAGCGACGATGTCGACCAGTCGTTCGTGCGCATCAGCGCACCGACGGCGGAGTGCGGGAACAGATGATCCGACGATTTGGGGGAGTTCGTGTCGATCACGCATGCCATCTGCGCCGAAGCTCTCGTTCCGTCTACCACGAAGAAGGGTCGCAACGACGGCCAGGTCTTCGACGGACAACTTCAGGCTGATCTTTCCCATTGGCTTCGACGAAGCGCAAACAGAAGAGCTGCAGGAGGTTCGATCTTTTGCTGGCGGCGCAATACCCCATGCAGGCAGTCAACCGGAGCGTAGCAAGGCGCGCAGGCCGAGGTTGATGACGACTTCGCTCGCGAACTCGCGCCAGCCGTCCAGCCGCTTGGGAAAGACGAAAGTGCAGGCGAGATCCCGAGGCTTCGCCTTGCCGTCATGGCTTTGCTGAGGGCGCTCCGCGGATTAGCGGAGCGCCCGCCGAGCCTACTTGCCCTTGAGGTCCAGCTCCTGCAGCAGGATGGAGCCGCGCTGCTTGCGCATGACGGCCCGACCGCCCATCGCCGTATCCAGGGCATGAGCGTCACTTTTCATGAACGCCTCATACTCGGCCTGACGGCGGAGATCTTCCGCGCGGGTCGTCATCTCCTTGAACCGCGTAACCAGGTAAAGGTCCGGCTCCCCGTCCCGCTTGTTGACGTTGGCGAGCACGAAGTAATCGTCGATATAGCCCTTCTGCTTGGCGAACTCCTGCGTCCGCTTCCACTGGCCGGCCAGGAAGTCCGCATAATTCTCGGCCTGGCCTGGCAGGACCTCGATGTCCGAAACGGTCCAATAGCTGCCCGGCGTATAGGAACTGCTCTGCGCCAGAGCCGGACTCGCGAACATCAGCGCGCCCGCGCAGGCGGCGATCATCAGCTTTTTCATGGTAAGTCCCCCAAACAAGCGACAAGCCATTTGTCGCTTTCAGCACGCAAACGCGGCTCGCAGGCATACCCGGCGCTTGCGGGACTCGGAGACGAGACGTTACCAATCACCACGGGTGCAAACAGTTGGCAAGTTAATGTTAATATAACGCGAGGCTCGCGGCTAAGGCGGAAACGTCTGAAGCGAAACGCAAGACCAACCGACACCACCCACCATCATCTCAGTGCGGCGCCGGGCGGCAACTGGCCGGCGTCCCACTTCGGCTTCTTTCTGTCCGGCACCGCTCCTCGCCTCAGAACTGACCGTAAGCCTCGTTTCCGACGAACCCCAGCCGAGTCAGATGGGCCCGGCGGGTCATCACCAGCACCTCATCGACCGGACCGTAGGGGGCGCCGGCCACCGGCTGCAGCTGGAGCTCGGGCTCGTCGCGCGCCTGGCCGGCGGAGTCGAGCAGTGCCTGCAGCTGGGACCGGCTAACGGACACCCCGTTGAACAGCAGTCCACCACCTTCTGTCACCACCAGCTTGTTCTTGATGGGGTCGAGCGTCACCGGCGGCGGCGCACCGTTGGGCAGATCCAGCTTCACCGCATGGGTCTGCAGGGGAATGGTGATGATCAGCATCACCAGCAGGACCAGCAACACGTCGATGAGCGGGGTGGTGTTCATCTCCACCATCGGCGAGGAATTCATGCGGACGGCGGGGGCGGACAGGCTCATGCTCAACCTCCTCATCACTATGAGACATTGTAACGTCTCATACTCTTTGGGGCTCCGCAAGGCCGCTGTTTTCGCTACCTTCAACCAGTCGAGCTTCGGCCTTGGCCGGCTAGAAGCGCCTCGCGCAGGACCGTACGACGACGTCGTGTCGGCGAGAGTTTATTGTTAAATTCTCGTTTTCCTTGATCGTTAATTGGCGTCGGCGTAATATGTCGCACTTGCTCGCAGGGGAGCAGGACCATCTCCGAACTCACCGTCGTCATATGCGTGTCATTCGACCATCGCGCCGACGTCGAAGGCCTCGACGCCTTCCGTCGCTGCATTTGCTCATGCCCGTTGGTGGATGTGGCAATGGAGGTGACAGGCACATTCGACATGATCGTTCAGGGCCACGTCGACTCACTGTCCGAATACACCAGGCAGATGGAGGCGATTCGCGTTCCGCTCGCCAAATATGTCGAGCGGATCGAGAGCAATTTCGTGAGCAGCAAGATCGTCCGGACGGCCAGCAGCCAAAAGTTCATCTGGGTGCCATGCAAGGACGGTCGGAAGCGGATCGATGTCGGCTTGATCGACAAGGTCATCGCCGAGGGCGATTATATGCGTCTGTTCATCGGTGACTGGCATTGCCTCATCCACGCGACGATTTGCTCGCTCCGCAGCCAACTCGACGAGCGCTTCATTCAACTCCACCGGTCGGCGATCGTCAGGGTCGACTTCATCGACCGCCTTACTCACTCAGGGCGTCGGTGGGTGGCGCGTCTCAACGATGGATCGCAGCAAACTGTCGCCAAAAGCCACATCAGCGACGTCGCCCACCTGCTTGCGAACGGTTCAACCAAGCCTCAGGCCCATTCATCGAAGATAGATCAGTCGGCAGAACGTCCGGCCCGAAACACCGAAAAACCGATGAAGATACTCACCTGATCTGACACCAATCCTTTCGGGGCTTGAGGCCCTTTTCTCGAAAGGAGGACGTCATGGAAGCCCGGACTATCGGCTGCATCATCGCGGCAGGGTTCGTCGGAGTTGGACTGACCGCAAGCGCTACTCACGCGTTTGCCCAGCCCCCCAACGTCACAGTCCAGGCCGAGCGGATCGACCCGGCGCTACAGCGCCGCGTCAGCTATGCCGACTTGAACCTTGTGGATCGTCGCGACCAGGGCCGGCTGAGAGGCCGAATTTGGCAAACAGCGGACCAGCTTTGCTTCGACCTGAATGGGAACCTGGACACGAGCGAATGTACCAGCTTCGCGATACATAGCACGGACTCTCAGGTCGCCGCGGCAATCGACCGTGCGAAAAGGCAAATGGCTGGCCTTCCGGTCGGCCCCGCGATTGCCATTTCCATGGTGATCAGCGGTCAGTAAACGAAAGAGGGGCGGCGCGAGCCGCCCCTTCTTTACGGGTGCACGGAATCTACCCTCAGCGCTCACTGGCGTGAGCAAACCGGGTCACGCTCCACAGCTATCGGACCCTTCGCAAGGCCACTTTTTTCATCACCTTCAACCGACCGGGCGGTTACGCTGGTGCAATATACGGAACAGATGCGGTCCGTGTAACGTCGTGTCATCATGAGCAGGAACACCTACAGCCGGGCGAGCGACGTCTCGTCCGAAGAGGGCCGGGTTCTACTCGATGGCCCTGACCATGTGAGCATTGCGCTCACTCCCGAAGCCGCGCTGGATCTGGCCGACCGCCTGACCGAGCATGCGGCCATCGCGGCTGGCAAACGCCGGGAAGCCATGGTCGACCACCGGCCAAAATAGCCCGCCCGACCATAACGCCTTTGCCGACCTGCTGACCATCGGCCGCCTTCGCAGGGAACCGGGGCGCGGCAGAAGGACGGCAGCGGTCCCCTTCTGGGTGAAGAAGGCCTCGCATCGAACCGCGGGCGCCGCGACGGACGAAGGAGGTTCTGAGCGCACTAGTCGAGAGCCCGTCGCCAAGGACCGGCGTTCGTGGGCCTGTGCGTGCCGGGAACCTGCCTCGCACAATACCGCCCGCGAGTGTCGCGACGACCTCAGGGAGTTCCGAGCGGGCTCGTCGAGAGCAGGTCGCCAAGGACCGGCGTTCGTCGGCTTTCGCGGGCCCCAAGCGGGTCGCGCAGGCCCGCACGAGGACGTCGCGCCGGACCGAAGGAGTTCGGAGGGCACTAGTCGAGAGCAGGTCGCCCACGACCGGCGTTCGTCGGCGTTCCCGGCCGGACTTGCGGCGCCGGGGCCTGGCGTTCGTCATTCCTCGCCGACGAGAGGTGCCTCGCGCAGGACCGGGGTCTCTGCGAGTTCGGACTTCTTCGAACCATGAAAAAAGGGGCGACACCTTGCGATGCCGCCCCCAGGATTCATCGGGATGGCCCCGATGGAAACTTCTCAGCCTAGAAGGTGCCGTAGGCCTCGTTGCCGACGAAACCCATCTTGGTGACCTTGGCCTGCTTGGTCACCACCAGCACCTGATCCACCAGCTCGTAGCGGGCGTTCGGCTCCGGCTGCAGGTGCAGCTCGGGCTCCGGGTTCATCTGCTGGGTGATGTCCAGGTACTGACGCAGCTGAGTGAGGTTCACCGGCGCGCCGTTCCACAGCACCGCACCGTTGCCGGCGACGACGATCTTGTTCTTGATCGGGTCGATCGGCGGCGGTGTCGGGTTGTTGTTCTGCGGCAGATCCAGCTTCACGGCGTGAGTCTGGATCGGGATGGTGATGATCAGCATGATGATCAGCACCAGCATGACGTCGATCAATGGAGTCGTATTGATCTCCATCATCGGTTCGCCTTCGGCGTTGTTACTGGTCGTCTGCATCGCCATGGCTGGCGGTTCCTTTCCTCAAGCCCTGTTCAAGTGCGGCACCAGGGCCGCGGCTCTTACAGGCGGCCTGCCTGGTAACCCGGGGGCGGTTCCGAGATGAATCCGACGCGAGCGAACCCGGCGCGCTGCATGGTGAAGATCGCTCCACCAACGCACTTGTACTGGGTGTTCACGTCGGCGCGGATGTGCGCCTCCGGCATGTTTTCTTCGTTGAGATTGTCGGGTCCGCCGGCGGCGTCGACCGCCGCCTTGAGCTTCTTGACCGAGAGATCGAGGAGGTCCTGCGAATTGACCT
This window contains:
- a CDS encoding PAS domain-containing protein, whose product is MIDTNSPKSSDHLFPHSAVGALMRTNDWSTSSLGPPEGWPAALRAIVSLLLNSRFPMFVAWGPELAFLYNDPYADILGEKHPAALGRRFRDIWGEIWADISPLIDAALAGEASFHQDLPLLMNRKGFDEQTWFTFSYSPVFDDDGQVAGMFCTCTETTEAVLLRRREEEERERLARMFEQAPGFITILKGPEHEFEFVNATYRRLFGDRDYVGKTVRETFPELEGQQFFSLLEQVFRTGQRFVADGVPIRIESPNREPAQERLLDFIYEPLIDSNGQVTGIFVEGHDVTAHHAAVDALRESEARLRALTDNLPGGSVYQMSGNADGSNRHFTYLSQSHERMSGLSVEQVMADPTLPYQMIVGEDRERFALASVEAIRNCSRFEIEVRFRHANGEVRWAHLRSEPRSQPDGTVVWDGIQVDITDQKRAEETLRELNDTLEQRVAERTAELERAHEQLRQSQKMEAMGALTGGVAHDFNNLLSPIIGSLDLLQRRQVGGQREQRLIDGALQSAERARILVQRLLAFARRQPLQPRPVEIGELVAGMANLIASTSGPQIKVKVEIGDALPPAIADANQVEMAVLNLCVNARDAMPDGGLLRLSVSDRGTNGPRPTGLAPGRYLTLSVSDTGVGMDPATRERAIEPFYSTKGVGRGTGLGLSMVHGLAVQLGGTLTIESEPGLGTNVEVWLPTTSDLGDQEPMRADAAPAPRTGGRALLVDDEEVVRISTADMLTELGFSVVEAASASEALPLLLRGGEIDLLVTDHLMPGMTGAELARTAKANNPALKILLVSGYAEAGGIGPDLVRLEKPFRQEELAAKLAELDDLGVAS
- a CDS encoding biopolymer transporter ExbD, producing MSLSAPAVRMNSSPMVEMNTTPLIDVLLVLLVMLIITIPLQTHAVKLDLPNGAPPPVTLDPIKNKLVVTEGGGLLFNGVSVSRSQLQALLDSAGQARDEPELQLQPVAGAPYGPVDEVLVMTRRAHLTRLGFVGNEAYGQF
- a CDS encoding LytTR family DNA-binding domain-containing protein, translated to MSFDHRADVEGLDAFRRCICSCPLVDVAMEVTGTFDMIVQGHVDSLSEYTRQMEAIRVPLAKYVERIESNFVSSKIVRTASSQKFIWVPCKDGRKRIDVGLIDKVIAEGDYMRLFIGDWHCLIHATICSLRSQLDERFIQLHRSAIVRVDFIDRLTHSGRRWVARLNDGSQQTVAKSHISDVAHLLANGSTKPQAHSSKIDQSAERPARNTEKPMKILT
- a CDS encoding UrcA family protein, yielding MEARTIGCIIAAGFVGVGLTASATHAFAQPPNVTVQAERIDPALQRRVSYADLNLVDRRDQGRLRGRIWQTADQLCFDLNGNLDTSECTSFAIHSTDSQVAAAIDRAKRQMAGLPVGPAIAISMVISGQ
- a CDS encoding biopolymer transporter ExbD, with protein sequence MQTTSNNAEGEPMMEINTTPLIDVMLVLIIMLIITIPIQTHAVKLDLPQNNNPTPPPIDPIKNKIVVAGNGAVLWNGAPVNLTQLRQYLDITQQMNPEPELHLQPEPNARYELVDQVLVVTKQAKVTKMGFVGNEAYGTF